In the Periophthalmus magnuspinnatus isolate fPerMag1 chromosome 4, fPerMag1.2.pri, whole genome shotgun sequence genome, one interval contains:
- the btf3l4 gene encoding transcription factor BTF3 homolog 4, protein MNQEKLAKLQAQVRIGGKGSARRKKKVVHRTATADDKKLQSSLKKLAVNNIAGIEEVNMIKDDGTVIHFNNPKVQASLSANTFAITGHAETKQLTEMLPGILSQLGADSLSSLRKLAEQFPRQALDSKAPKPEDIEEEDDDVPDLVENFDEASKNEAN, encoded by the exons ATGAATCAAGAGAAACTGGCAAAGCTTCAAGCCCAGGTTCGGATAGGTGGGAAG GGGTCAGCACGTAGAAAGAAGAAGGTGGTGCACAGAACAGCAACAGCTGATGACAAAAAACTTCAGAGTTCACTGAAGAAGTTGGCTGTCAATAATATAGCGGGGATTGAGGAG GTGAACATGATAAAGGATGATGGGACTGTTATTCACTTTAACAACCCCAAAGTGCAGGCGTCTCTGTCTGCAAACACGTTTGCCATCACAGGCCATGCTGAGACCAAGCAGCTGACTGAGATGCTGCCTGGGATCCTCAGCCAGCTTGGAGCAGACAGCCTCAGCAGCTTACGCAAGCTTGCCGAACAGTTCCCTCGCCAAG CTCTCGACAGTAAGGCCCCAAAACCAGAAGAcatagaggaggaggatgatgatGTTCCAG ACCTGGTTGAGAACTTTGATGAAGCATCCAAGAACGAAGCCAACTGA
- the zfyve9b gene encoding zinc finger FYVE domain-containing protein 9 isoform X2 yields MLKFFSPRDDENESLLGAITEDEGDHPSLQDTKQHWLNRPCLLVLKEEDVPKPGRPESPSKTPSEVPREDPQEPKTSDPSTKTPSPSPLQIKPQKVLKQLEEGNCTITSISTWSEGLGEGASPLVLSPAEAAWPEEEEVEKEPQKAISKEDSVVEEKEVEESRLEQCDPNAEDAIGSQGTSCSDPEECGEGSAAGHTAASLQDPDNDSRQPSPVGILSRDRSLVLGEVAPVWVPDAQAQVCMRCGVRFTFTKRRHHCRACGKVFCALCSNLKFKLTHLDGKEGRVCVACHSTLINRTPPKGKRRVWFADEILSSKQSESAPTTPVRGPMFSPLTRRALAPLKSPVSSPQFRRASRTHGTASNEACSSYGWGTAALVGCSVNLIPLNGLPPILTSTGVKGDYTVEEPSETLLIQELESGRPKPLVFVLNANLLAMVKLVNYVNRRCWCVTTKGLHAVGQDEVVVLLQCSPEEKTFPKDIFSHFIQLYRDSLTGKVVKHLSLSLFGSTFLGSADHAGLLYVRATHQSLQGLPLPNQPYLFGLLVHRAEVAWAKAFPLRLMLRLGAECRFYPCPLYSVRFRKPLFGEIGRTIMRLLVDFRNYRYSLPTVPGLTVDLKAQRTCIKIPTTGYNEMMRALSKSNEHVLAIGACFNEGADSHLICVQGDDGQYQTQAISIHNQPRKVTGSCFFIFSSALKASAGYLAKSSIVEGSSTSTFVCLPCTCVPFLFCCPPLCPRWPHGADHRGDYGRTEAVATGDERLHCHLWKARPVREPGACLCTVGGGKVQGE; encoded by the exons ATGCTGAAGTTTTTCAGTCCGCGGGATGATGAGAACGAAAGTCTGCTGGGAGCCATAACAGAAG ATGAAGGAGACCATCCATCTCTTCAGGACACAAAGCAGCACTGGCTCAATAGACCTTGCCTGCTTGTGCTCAAAGAGGAAGATGTGCCTAAACCAGGAAGACCAGAGTCTCCGTCTAAAACCCCTTCTGAAGTACCAAGAGAGGACCCCCAGGAGCCAAAAACATCTGATCCCTCGACCAAAACACCTTCACCTTCTCCACTGCAGATCAAACCCCAGAAGGTGCTTAAACAGCTGGAGGAGGGCAACTGCACCATCACATCTATTTCCACTTGGTCTGAGGGACTTGGAGAGGGTGCTAGCCCCCTGGTGCTGAGTCCTGCTGAAGCAGCTTggccagaggaggaagaggtggagaaggaaCCCCAGAAGGCGATTTCTAAAGAGGACTCTGTGGttgaggagaaagaggtggaggagagcagACTAGAGCAGTGTGATCCAAATGCTGAAGATGCTATAGGAAGCCAAGGGACATCATGTAGTGATCCAGAAGAGTGTGGGGAGGGGTCTGCTGCCGGGCACACGGCAGCCTCTCTGCAGGACCCTGATAATGATTCAAGGCAGCCCAGTCCTGTTGGCATTCTGTCCAGAGATCGCAGCTTGGTCCTGGGAGAGGTGGCCCCTGTGTGGGTCCCAGATGCTCAGGCCCAGGTGTGCATGAGGTGTGGGGTCCGCTTTACTTTTACCAAGAGGAGGCACCACTGCCGTGCCTGTGGGAAG GTTTTCTGTGCATTGTGCTCCAATCTCAAGTTCAAGCTCACACACCTCGATGGAAAGGAGGGCCGTGTTTGTGTGGCATGCCACTCAACTCTGATTAACA GGACACCTCCAAAAGGAAAGCGGAGGGTGTGGTTTGCAGATGAGATCCTGAGCAGTAAACAGTCGGAGTCTGCTCCCACCACACCAGTGCGAGGGCCCATGTTCTCCCCTCTCACGAGGCGTGCACTTGCCCCTTTAAAAAGCCCTGTCAGCTCCCCACAGTTTAGGAGAGCCTCAAGGACTCATGGGACTGCATCCAAT GAGGCCTGTAGTTCATATGGCTGGGGCACTGCAGCTTTGGTAGGCTGTTCTGTCAATCTCATCCCCTTGAATGGGCTTCCACCTATCCTGACATCTACTGGTGTCAAAGGAG ATTACACTGTGGAAGAGCCCTCTGAGACACTTCTCATTCAGGAACTGGAGAGCGGCAGACCAAAACCACTGGTGTTTGTGCTCAATGCTAATCTTCTGGCTATGGTCAAACTGGTCAATT ATGTGAACCGGAGGTGCTGGTGCGTGACCACAAAGGGCCTGCATGCCGTGGGGCAGGacgaggtggtggtgctgctgcagTGTTCCCCTGAAGAGAAGACTTTCCCCAAAGATATCTTCAGTCACTTTATCCAGCTGTACCGGGACAGTCTCACAG GAAAGGTGGTGAAGcacttgtccctgtctctgtttgGGAGCACATTTCTGGGCAGTGCAGACCATGCAGGCCTCCTCTACGTCCGTGCCACTCACCAGTCGCTCCAGGGACTACCTCTGCCCAACCAGCCTTACCTCTTCGGCCTGTTGGTCCACCGCGCGGAGGTGGCCTGGGCCAAAGCGTTCCCCCTGCGCCTCATGCTGCGTTTAGGGGCAGAGTGCAGAT TTTACCCATGTCCTTTGTACAGTGTACGATTTAGGAAACCTTTGTTTGGGGAGATTGGTCGCACTATAATGAGACTGTTAGTT gACTTTAGAAATTATCGTTACAGCCTTCCAACGGTACCGGGCCTCACTGTGGATCTCAAAGCTCAGAGGACATGCATTAAGATACCCACCACCGGCTACAATGAG ATGATGAGGGCTCTAAGTAAGTCTAACGAACATGTACTGGCCATCGGGGCGTGTTTCAACGAGGGTGCAGATTCTCACCTCATCTGTGTGCAAGGGGACGATGGCCAGTACCAAACCCAGGCAATTAGTATTCACAATCAACCTCGCAAAG TCACTGGATCATGCTTCTTCATCTTCAGCAGTGCCCTTAAAGCCTCTGCAGGATACCTCGCCAAGTCCAGTATTGTAGAAG GCTCGTCTACCTCAACGTTTGTCTGTTTGCCCTGTACTTGTGTCCCGTTTCTATTTTGCTGTCCTCCCCTCTGCCCCAGATGGCCTCATGGTGCAGATCACCGTGGAGACTATGGCAGAACTGAGGCGGTCGCTACGGGAGATGAAAGACTACATTGTCACCTGTGGAAAGCTCGACCAGTCAGAGAGCCAGGAGCTTGTTTGTGTACAGTGGGTGGAGGAAAAGTGCAGGGTGAATAA
- the zfyve9b gene encoding zinc finger FYVE domain-containing protein 9 isoform X1 yields the protein MLKFFSPRDDENESLLGAITEDEGDHPSLQDTKQHWLNRPCLLVLKEEDVPKPGRPESPSKTPSEVPREDPQEPKTSDPSTKTPSPSPLQIKPQKVLKQLEEGNCTITSISTWSEGLGEGASPLVLSPAEAAWPEEEEVEKEPQKAISKEDSVVEEKEVEESRLEQCDPNAEDAIGSQGTSCSDPEECGEGSAAGHTAASLQDPDNDSRQPSPVGILSRDRSLVLGEVAPVWVPDAQAQVCMRCGVRFTFTKRRHHCRACGKVFCALCSNLKFKLTHLDGKEGRVCVACHSTLINRTPPKGKRRVWFADEILSSKQSESAPTTPVRGPMFSPLTRRALAPLKSPVSSPQFRRASRTHGTASNEACSSYGWGTAALVGCSVNLIPLNGLPPILTSTGVKGDYTVEEPSETLLIQELESGRPKPLVFVLNANLLAMVKLVNYVNRRCWCVTTKGLHAVGQDEVVVLLQCSPEEKTFPKDIFSHFIQLYRDSLTGKVVKHLSLSLFGSTFLGSADHAGLLYVRATHQSLQGLPLPNQPYLFGLLVHRAEVAWAKAFPLRLMLRLGAECRFYPCPLYSVRFRKPLFGEIGRTIMRLLVDFRNYRYSLPTVPGLTVDLKAQRTCIKIPTTGYNEMMRALSKSNEHVLAIGACFNEGADSHLICVQGDDGQYQTQAISIHNQPRKVTGSCFFIFSSALKASAGYLAKSSIVEDGLMVQITVETMAELRRSLREMKDYIVTCGKLDQSESQELVCVQWVEEKCRVNKGIISPIDGKSMESISSKKLFQKSEYKENGKIIRWTEVFFLQRGDHGKGDMPETAEQNRLTERIARAFCLALCPHLKLLKEDGMAKLGLRVTFDPQEVGFVAGSNGQPLPAQYLNALDSVLIPVIHSRGRKRSDESIVMELIFYILENVT from the exons ATGCTGAAGTTTTTCAGTCCGCGGGATGATGAGAACGAAAGTCTGCTGGGAGCCATAACAGAAG ATGAAGGAGACCATCCATCTCTTCAGGACACAAAGCAGCACTGGCTCAATAGACCTTGCCTGCTTGTGCTCAAAGAGGAAGATGTGCCTAAACCAGGAAGACCAGAGTCTCCGTCTAAAACCCCTTCTGAAGTACCAAGAGAGGACCCCCAGGAGCCAAAAACATCTGATCCCTCGACCAAAACACCTTCACCTTCTCCACTGCAGATCAAACCCCAGAAGGTGCTTAAACAGCTGGAGGAGGGCAACTGCACCATCACATCTATTTCCACTTGGTCTGAGGGACTTGGAGAGGGTGCTAGCCCCCTGGTGCTGAGTCCTGCTGAAGCAGCTTggccagaggaggaagaggtggagaaggaaCCCCAGAAGGCGATTTCTAAAGAGGACTCTGTGGttgaggagaaagaggtggaggagagcagACTAGAGCAGTGTGATCCAAATGCTGAAGATGCTATAGGAAGCCAAGGGACATCATGTAGTGATCCAGAAGAGTGTGGGGAGGGGTCTGCTGCCGGGCACACGGCAGCCTCTCTGCAGGACCCTGATAATGATTCAAGGCAGCCCAGTCCTGTTGGCATTCTGTCCAGAGATCGCAGCTTGGTCCTGGGAGAGGTGGCCCCTGTGTGGGTCCCAGATGCTCAGGCCCAGGTGTGCATGAGGTGTGGGGTCCGCTTTACTTTTACCAAGAGGAGGCACCACTGCCGTGCCTGTGGGAAG GTTTTCTGTGCATTGTGCTCCAATCTCAAGTTCAAGCTCACACACCTCGATGGAAAGGAGGGCCGTGTTTGTGTGGCATGCCACTCAACTCTGATTAACA GGACACCTCCAAAAGGAAAGCGGAGGGTGTGGTTTGCAGATGAGATCCTGAGCAGTAAACAGTCGGAGTCTGCTCCCACCACACCAGTGCGAGGGCCCATGTTCTCCCCTCTCACGAGGCGTGCACTTGCCCCTTTAAAAAGCCCTGTCAGCTCCCCACAGTTTAGGAGAGCCTCAAGGACTCATGGGACTGCATCCAAT GAGGCCTGTAGTTCATATGGCTGGGGCACTGCAGCTTTGGTAGGCTGTTCTGTCAATCTCATCCCCTTGAATGGGCTTCCACCTATCCTGACATCTACTGGTGTCAAAGGAG ATTACACTGTGGAAGAGCCCTCTGAGACACTTCTCATTCAGGAACTGGAGAGCGGCAGACCAAAACCACTGGTGTTTGTGCTCAATGCTAATCTTCTGGCTATGGTCAAACTGGTCAATT ATGTGAACCGGAGGTGCTGGTGCGTGACCACAAAGGGCCTGCATGCCGTGGGGCAGGacgaggtggtggtgctgctgcagTGTTCCCCTGAAGAGAAGACTTTCCCCAAAGATATCTTCAGTCACTTTATCCAGCTGTACCGGGACAGTCTCACAG GAAAGGTGGTGAAGcacttgtccctgtctctgtttgGGAGCACATTTCTGGGCAGTGCAGACCATGCAGGCCTCCTCTACGTCCGTGCCACTCACCAGTCGCTCCAGGGACTACCTCTGCCCAACCAGCCTTACCTCTTCGGCCTGTTGGTCCACCGCGCGGAGGTGGCCTGGGCCAAAGCGTTCCCCCTGCGCCTCATGCTGCGTTTAGGGGCAGAGTGCAGAT TTTACCCATGTCCTTTGTACAGTGTACGATTTAGGAAACCTTTGTTTGGGGAGATTGGTCGCACTATAATGAGACTGTTAGTT gACTTTAGAAATTATCGTTACAGCCTTCCAACGGTACCGGGCCTCACTGTGGATCTCAAAGCTCAGAGGACATGCATTAAGATACCCACCACCGGCTACAATGAG ATGATGAGGGCTCTAAGTAAGTCTAACGAACATGTACTGGCCATCGGGGCGTGTTTCAACGAGGGTGCAGATTCTCACCTCATCTGTGTGCAAGGGGACGATGGCCAGTACCAAACCCAGGCAATTAGTATTCACAATCAACCTCGCAAAG TCACTGGATCATGCTTCTTCATCTTCAGCAGTGCCCTTAAAGCCTCTGCAGGATACCTCGCCAAGTCCAGTATTGTAGAAG ATGGCCTCATGGTGCAGATCACCGTGGAGACTATGGCAGAACTGAGGCGGTCGCTACGGGAGATGAAAGACTACATTGTCACCTGTGGAAAGCTCGACCAGTCAGAGAGCCAGGAGCTTGTTTGTGTACAGTGGGTGGAGGAAAAGTGCAGGGTGAATAAGGG CATTATAAGTCCAATTGATGGGAAATCTATGGAGTCCATTAGTAGTAAGAAGTTGTTTCAGAAGTCTGAGTACAAAGAGAATGGAAAAATTATCCGGTGGACAGAA GTTTTCTTTTTACAAAGGGGAGATCATGGTAAAGGAGACATGCCAGAAACTGCGGAACAAAACCGGCTAACAGAGCGAATAGCCAGAGCATTTTGTTTGGCACTGTGTCCACACCTGAAACTGCTCAAGGAAGACGGCATGGCCAAACTAGGGCTacgtgtgacctttgaccctcaaGAG GTGGGATTTGTGGCTGGGAGCAATGGACAGCCACTCCCTGCTCAGTACCTCAATGCACTGGATAGTGTGCTTATTCCTGTTATACACAGCAGGGGGCGTAAAAGAAGCGACGAGTCTATAGTGATGGAGCTTATTTTTTACATACTAGAAAATGTCACTTAA
- the elovl1b gene encoding elongation of very long chain fatty acids protein 1b — protein sequence MLQGIQDLGSQAMDLYNHLVAGVDPRIKSHLLMQSPVPMTIILLCYLFFVLYLGPRIMANRKPFQLKEAMIVYNFILVGLSIYIVYEFMMSGWATTYTWRCDAIDTSNSPQALRMVDVAWLFWFSKIIELIDTIFFVLRKKQGQITFLHIFHHSFMPWTWWWGVGYAPGGMGSFHAMVNSCVHIIMYFYYGLAAAGPRFQKFLWWKKYMTAIQLTQFVLVSLHATQWYFMDSCNYQFPIIIHLIWMYGTFFFVLFSNFWIQAYVKGKRLPKQAIMAQNGTSHHANGRHHENGTKHYGNGTSNGNVLIHENGTSNGSAHYENGSAPMGKMKKA from the exons ATGCTTCAGGGTATCCAGGACTTGGGCTCACAAGCCATGGATCTCTACAACCATCTTGTAGCTGGAGTCG ATCCACGGATTAAATCACATCTTCTCATGCAGAGTCCAGTTCCCATGACGATAATTTTGCTGTGCTACCTGTTCTTTGTACTGTACCTGGGACCTCGCATTATGGCAAACCGGAAGCCTTTTCAACTCAAAGAAGCCATGATAGTCTATAACTTCATACTTGTGGGCCTCTCAATATATATTGTGTATGAG TTCATGATGTCTGGTTGGGCTACAACTTATACATGGAGATGTGATGCAATTGATACCTCCAACAGCCCTCAAGCACTAAGG ATGGTCGATGTAGCATGGCTTTTCTGGTTTTCCAAGATTATTGAGCTCATTGACACT ATCTTCTTTGTGCTGAGGAAAAAGCAGGGACAGATTACTTTCCTCCACATATTCCACCACTCTTTCATGCCCTGGACCTGGTGGTGGGGTGTGGGTTATGCTCCTG GGGGAATGGGATCTTTCCATGCCATGGTCAACTCTTGCGTGCACATTATCATGTATTTCTACTATGGGCTGGCTGCTGCTGGACCTCGCTTCCAGAAGTTTctatggtggaagaagtacatgACTGCTATTCAGCTG ACTCAGTTTGTGCTGGTCTCACTCCACGCCACACAGTGGTACTTCATGGACAGCTGTAACTACCAGTTCCCCATCATTATCCACCTCATCTGGATGTATGGCACCTTCTTCTTTGTGCTTTTCTCCAACTTCTGGATCCAGGCTTATGTAAAGGGTAAGCGCCTGCCCAAACAAGCCATTATGGCACAGAATGGCACATCACATCACGCCAACGGCAGACACCACGAAAACGGCACAAAACACTATGGAAACGGTACCAGCAATGGCAACGTTTTGATCCATGAAAATGGCACCAGCAACGGCTCTGCTCATTATGAGAATGGCTCTGCTCCCATGGGCAAAATGAAGAAGGCATAG